In the Carassius gibelio isolate Cgi1373 ecotype wild population from Czech Republic chromosome B24, carGib1.2-hapl.c, whole genome shotgun sequence genome, one interval contains:
- the wasf3b gene encoding wiskott-Aldrich syndrome protein family member 3b, whose product MPLVKRNIEPRHLCRGVLPEGIGSELECVMNNTLSSIIRQLSSLSKHAEDIFGELFNEANMFYLRANSLQDRIDRLAVKVTQLDSTVEEVSLQDINMRKAFKSSTIQDQKVVSKNSVPNPVMEMYNLSDKPPPLNILSPYRDDDKEGLKFYTDPSYFFDLWKEKMLQDTEDKRKEKRRQKEQRRCVDGTLQREVKKVRKARNRRQEWNMMAFDKELRPDHRHSHTVHRGGSTEGPMSPEHRSHGDHADHGYLSMANNAGYAHTYSGPPPSMAALSAHSHMSMDQDYRGGSMAYRSGTLGRPHQAPPPPPASNTVNGSMTLPPVDYSVDYMNSGPLPPPPAVIPSAQTAFAMPPMGPVPHPGHLGPMGAVAGYATSVPPTSGPMAAHPPPIAPPPPPSAAQSITPKRPSVPNEAQPMNDARSDLLAAIRMGIQLKKVQEQQEQQAKHEPVGNDVATILSRRIAVEYSDSEDESELEDNDWSD is encoded by the exons GTAAACATGCTGAAGACATATTCGGAGAGCTCTTCAATGAGGCAAACATGTTCTATTTGCGGGCGAACTCTCTGCAGGATCGGATTGACCGACTTGCCGTCAAGGTCACGCAGCTGGACTCAACGGTTGAGGAGG TCTCTCTTCAGGACATAAACATGAGGAAGGCTTTTAAAAGCTCTACCATACAGGACCAGAAGGTGGTGTCCAAGAACAGCGTACCGAACCCGGTGATGGAGATGTACAATCTGAGTGATAAACCACCTCCTCTTAATATTCTCTCACCCTACAG AGATGATGATAAAGAGGGGCTCAAGTTCTACACTGACCCCTCCTACTTCTTTGACCTGTGGAAGGAGAAGATGCTACAGGACACAGAAGACAAGAGGAAAGAGAAGAGACGACAGAAG GAGCAGAGGCGATGTGTGGATGGCACACTGCAGAGAGAGGTGAAGAAGGTGCGTAAAGCGAGAAACCGCAGGCAGGAATGGAACATGATGGCCTTCGATAAGGAACTGAGACCTGATCATCGACATTCCCACACTGTGCACAGAGGAGGCTCCACGGAGGGCCCCATGTCCCCAGAACACAG GTCTCACGGAGATCATGCAGACCATGGTTATCTGTCTATGGCCAATAATGCTGGCTATGCGCACACTTACTCGGGGCCTCCACCCAGTATGGCAGCCCTGTCAGCTCATAGCCACATGAGTATGGACCAGGATTACCGGGGAGGGTCTATGGCTTACCGTTCTGGCACACTGGGTCGTCCGCACCAGGCTCCGCCCCCTCCACCAGCATCAAACACCGTTAATGGCTCTATGACCCTCCCACCTGTCGACTACag TGTTGATTACATGAATTCTGGGCCACTGCCTCCACCACCAGCTGTCATCCCATCAGCACAAACTGCTTTTGCTATGCCGCCCATGGGACCGGTCCCGCATCCAGGACATCTAGGACCAATGGGAGCAGTCGCTGGCTATGCCACATCCGTTCCACCTACCTCTGGACCAATGGCTGCCCATCCTCCACCAATAGCCCCACCCCCTCCCCCCAGTGCAGCCCAATCCATCACTCCCAAACGGCCCTCTGTGCCTAATGAGGCCCAGCCCATGAACGACGCCCGTAGCGACCTGCTCGCAGCTATAAGAATGG gCATCCAGCTGAAAAAAGTTCAAGAGCAGCAGGAGCAGCAGGCGAAACACGAGCCGGTGGGCAATGACGTCGCAACTATCTTGTCTCGCCGCATCGCTGTGGAATACAGTGACTCTGAAGATGAATCTGAGCTTGAGGACAACGACTGGTCTGACTGA